The following coding sequences lie in one Camelina sativa cultivar DH55 unplaced genomic scaffold, Cs unpScaffold01734, whole genome shotgun sequence genomic window:
- the LOC104774168 gene encoding F-box protein At5g25290-like, protein WVEDKKGGDFVVLWRFEMSNYIAFCKKGDYHYREISTRDGVHRDLRGVKDMLLKGYDLYVFATRDFIRRLDLSRRHDGFIDVSEKHTFPMWEPPLSRDETERINKYKIISSNQSIAVVTSSGQVLLVYTYLLTSKDRVFHLYKRDPKHLYATTYDTMLVEVHSLGDEALFLDFGITVPADHTLGIEPNSIYFTRDDRIRHRRTSSLDICVFSLTTKTVKRYPCLDASNIKDAQWFLPS, encoded by the coding sequence TGGGTCGAGGACAAGAAAGGAGGAGACTTCGTTGTCTTGTGGCGATTCGAAATGAGCAATTACATAGCGTTTTGCAAGAAAGGGGATTATCATTACCGCGAGATTTCAACACGGGACGGTGTTCACAGGGATTTACGAGGCGTAAAAGATATGCTCCTTAAAGGTTACGATCTTTACGTCTTTGCCACCCGTGATTTCATTCGACGCTTGGATTTGTCTCGACGGCACGATGGTTTCATTGATGTGTCCGAGAAGCATACGTTTCCAATGTGGGAGCCACCTCTTAGTAGGGATGAAACGGAAAGAATCAACAAATATAAGATCATCTCATCTAACCAAAGCATTGCTGTTGTTACAAGCTCTGGTCAGGTTTTGCTTGTCTATACTTACCTGTTAACCTCAAAGGATAGGGTGTTCCACCTGTACAAGAGGGATCCTAAACATCTTTACGCGACTACCTATGACACCATGCTTGTCGAGGTACATTCTCTTGGTGATGAGGCCctctttttggattttggtatCACCGTGCCTGCTGATCATACCCTTGGTATTGAGCCTAACTCCATCTATTTCACACGCGATGATCGTATCCGTCACCGCCGAACTTCATCCCTCGACATCTGTGTGTTCAGTCTTACCACAAAGACCGTCAAACGCTACCCCTGTCTCGATGCCTCAAACATCAAGGATGCTCAGTGGTTTCTTCCCTCTTGA